The genomic stretch AGCCTAAATTATAGATATCTGAATTGGTTACTAGATTCCCAAATTGCCCTTGGAAAAACACCTCCAGACTAAAAGGCCCATAAGTGAAACTATTAGCCAAACCACCATAGCTACTTGGAAGCGCACTTCCTCTATACGCCAAAGTGGATTCTCCTGCAACATATGTATAAGCCCCGGTTCCAGTACCATCATCATACATGGCTAATCCATTTGCAGGATTTACACCGAGGTATTCATTAGTATAAAAGAAATCTATAGGCCTTCCCACGATTAGATCATTGCCAACCCTGTCAAGCCCATCATAGAGTGATAAAAGCTCATTTTGTAACAGAGTGATATTGAAAGCTGTGCTCCATTGGAATTTGCCAACCACCACATTGGTAGTTTGGAGATCAATATCAATCCCTTGATTTCTGACTTCGCCTGTATTACGTGTGATCTCACCAAACCCAGCATCCACTGGAAGTGGCGTGTCAAATAAAAGGGATTTAGAATTTTTTCTCCAAAAATCAACTGTCGCGATTATTCTTCCATTGAACAAAGTAGCATCTACTCCGATATTAAAAGTTTCAGATTCCTCCCATGTCAATAGGTCATTACCCAGTTGACTGATCGATAAGCCTCCACTACCAAGATATTGCCCGCTTGAACCTACTAAGGTTCTAGACGCAAAATTAAGAATGTCTGAGTTACCTGTAATCCCGTATGACCCCCTCATTCTTAGGTTATCCAGCCAGGTCACATCCTGTAAGAAGCCTTCCGAAGAAAGTCTCCACCCAACAGAAACAGCTCCGAAGTTCCCCCATTTATATTCTGTTCCAAAACGTGAATTACCATCTCTTCTCAAAGTCAGGTCAGCAGTATATCTATCATCATAGTCATACTTAGCTTGACCAAAGAACCCTGCTCTTTTATATTCTGTATAATTACTGTTTACCGCAAATGGAACTGCCGCATTTTGAAGATAAATCAATGTAGGATTAGGGAATCCACGTCCTGTTGCTGATTGAACATCGCCATTAGCACTTTTATATTCAAATCCTAAAATACCTGACACCGTATGAACATCATTAAACTTCTTATTGAAATTGAAGTTATGGTTGGTATTGAAATTCATATTCCTTCTTCCGGTAAACACAGAAGCACCTCCATAGGATGAAAACGCAGGAATAGTAGATGGCCTGTTATTGATCTCCTGTATATCAGAAAAATCAACCCCAAAATATGACGTGAAACTTAGCCAAGGAGCAAACTGATAGGTTAAATTCAGATTGGAAACAGTTTGCACCGTTTTCGCATTTCGCAGTTCTTGGGACACCCCTTGGACAATGTTATAACCGAAGAGGTGATTGGATGGGTAAGGGGCAAAATCACCATCCTCATTATAAATAGGGACATTTGGTCTGGCTGAATATCCGGCTACAAACGGCCCATTTACGAAGTTTCCTCTATCTATAGATCCATTGGTGTTTTGATATGCCAATGACAAAGAAGCACCAACAGTAAATTTCTGGTTTGGCCTATGAGTCAGGTTTAAACGCCCAGTAGCCCGCTCATAGTCAGACTTTATAATCTGAGCTTCCTGTTTGGTGTATGAACCTGAAAGGAAAAACGTGGTCTTCTCATCACCGCCGGAAACAGAAAGATCATATACACTTAACCTACCATCTCTGTACAGTGCATCTAGCCAGTCATAGCTTTCAAGGTTCGGATCTTCTGGATTCCCATAGGTGGCAGCCGCATTAGCAGGATTTAATCCGGCATTGATATAGGCATCTCTTTTAATTGTAGCCAGTTGGGAAGCATCCATCACATCATAAAGATTCAATGGCTGCACTATACCTTCCTGAACCGAAACTCTTACGTTGGTTTTGCCTTTCTTACCTCTTTTGGTATTGATCAAAACCACCCCGTTTGCTGCCTGGGCACCGTAGATCGCAGCCGCAGCGGCATCCTTTAGGACTTCGATAGATTCAATGTCATTCGGGTTGATGGATGCCAATGCATTTTGAGAGCCTTGACTGGCCATACTTCCGTTTGTACCATCTATTCCGCCTATGGCTACCTGCACACCATCAACGATGTACAACGGATCATTGCCTGCATTGATAGAACCTACCCCACGGATACGAACTGTAAGCGCCCCACCTGGCTGGCCTGTAGATGACGTCACCTGCACACCAGCAATCCTACCCTGCATCGCACGGTCGAAAGACTGAACAGGCAAATCCTGAAACACTTCACCTTTAACTGCTGAAATTGCACCAGTAATTTCCCGTCTAGATTGATCACCATAAGATGTGACCACAAATTCCGAGAGAGATTGTACATCTGGCTCCATTGCAACATCGATAGATGTGCGGTTGCCTATTGTAACCTCCTGTGGACTTAAGCCTACAAAGCTAAAGACCAATACATTGCTTCCGGCAGGGACACTAATTGAATACTTGCCATCAATATCTGTGGCTGTACCAATGGTGGTTCCCTTTACCAGAACTGTCGCTCCTGGTACTCCTAGATTATCTTCAGTAGAAGTAACCGTACCAGTGATCACGCGGCTTTGGGCAAATGCTACCGCACTTGCCAAAAACAGTGTGAGTCCTAGAAGTAAAATTTTCCTCATATTAGTTCTATTAAGGTTTAAATTAGAATCAATTATATCCTTTTCGACAATAATTTCCCAAAGTGAGCTAGAGAAATAATTATAAAAACCAAGAAACCACGTGTAGAAAAATTCATCAATTTGACCAAAAACGAAACATTATTGTCCGTTTTTGAGAAATTTAACAAATTCATAAATTTATATTCCGTTAATCAATTGTTAACAAAAGTTAATTTGCATTTAAAAAAAAATATTCTTCTATAGTTCAACCAACTCCTCTAGTTTATAATATTAAAATTTTAGGAAATCAATCTATAACAAAATTTTATATGCCATCTACCCTTTTGTCAGTATTTAACAGCTTAAAAAGATAGGTAAAAGAAATAATCCCCTGATCCAACCTAGAAAACAAAGCATATATCAGGTTTTGTAGTTTTAAACCTATATATACAGTATGATTTTAAACGGCATTCAAAGACAGCCAATCACTGACAGTCAATACATTACAAAATCTTTATCGTGATTCTCCTGTTCAGCGCTTGATTCTTCGGAGTGGTGTTTGGAACCATCGGCTCCTTATCCCCCTTGCCCTCCACCAATACACGAGCTTCGTGAAATCCTGCCGAAATCAAGAATTGCTGAACACTTTTGGCACGCCGCAAGCTGAGCGTTTGATTATAACCGGCACTTCCCACATTATCTGTATGGCCAGAAATTAGAATATTCACATTAGGGTTTTCAGTCAAAAATTTCACCAACCGTTTCAGTGAGGAAATAGATTCACTTTTGAGGCTATATTCATCGAATTCAAAAAACACATTCTCAAACACAAACTCTTCGCCTGCGGCTACAGGCACCAATTCCACCTTGAGATCTTTCACATTTTTAATATTATCCCGCTCTACATTATATATCTTAGGCAGAAACCCCTTTTTTTCTACATAAAGTCCCGAAATCGCCTTATCAGGATAAAGCATCATAAACTCACCTGTCTTGCCATCAGCCCCAAATTGGTACAGTGTACTGTCATTAGTAAGTGACACCAGCGACAAGGAAGCGTCCACTGGCTCTCCCGTCTTTGAGTTGAGTACTTTCCCTTCTGTGACAGTTAAGTTCTCCCCCAGATAAATATCCTCAGGAAATTTGAATCTATATAAAAGTGATCTGTCCTGCCCTTGCTCTATTGAGGTCAACTCTGTGAAATAAGCATAATCCTTCTGAGCTGTAATAAACAAAGCCACCTGATCGTGCTGGTCATTTATAGGTAAGCCTAGATTTTCAGGTTTTGAAAACTCCCCATCCACTACTCGGGAAAGATGTATATCCATCCCTCCAAAACCAGGATGGCCATTAGACGCAAAAAACAAGATTTCATTATTGAAAAACATAAATGGGGAAATCTCATCTTTTGGCGTATTTACAACATCCCCTAGATTCTTTGCCACTGACCAAGTACCATCATTTTGCAAAACGGAATACCAAATATCATTTCCGCCATAGCCTCCCTTTCTATTGGATGAAAAAAACAGGATCTTTCCATCAGCTGAAAGTGATGGCTGTGAATCCCAAAAACGGGAATTGACATTTTTACCCATATTTCGGGGACGCTGCCATCTTCCGTTTAATTTATACGCTATATAGAGGTCGCAACTTCCCTCAGAATCCGGGGCATCACAGGAAGTATAGATCAGAACATTTCCATCCGCAGTGATAGAGCAGGTTCCTTCGTTATAGGGAGAGTTAATTGTTTCAGCTATGCTTTGCGGCTTAGTCCAACCTCCATCCGTCCCCATAAAAGACATGTAAATATCCTCCTTATGATTAGTTCCTGCACCATCCCTTTTAGTGAATAAAATCTGCTCGCCATTTGCCGTGAGCACAGGAAAATACTGCAATTGGAATTCATTCAATGGCTGCTCAAGCTTTTCTTTCTCTATCACCCAATCACGCTCTAGATGATCTTTAAGAAAAAGCATTTGGTCAGCCATTTCTTTGTAATACACATGCTTTCGAAAACTTTCCTCCAGCATAGGCTCTGTTTCCAAAAATTTCGAATAAGCCTCCTTATATCTTCCCTGTTTGAGATAGACATTGGTAAATACCCAGCCTATATCCGCCTTGTGTTTTATAGTGGCTTTGGGGTTAGCCAATTTGGACTGCCCGCTTATTAAGCTTTTCTCAGCTCCATCCAGATCTCCCTGTGTCATCTGAAGTTGGGCTAATTTCACATAGGCTTCCAAAAAAGAAGCTTCTCGCTTTATCGCACTTTGAAATTTCTCAATTGCCGCCTCATACTGCCTTGAAAGCGTAAGCTCCTCCCCTTCCTGATACATCTTGATCGCCTTGCCATCTATAATAGAATAACCCTGGGCGTGGGCCACCATATTACTAGAAAAAAGAAATAACAAAAGGAAAACTGCGCGCATGGACTTAAGGAATGTCCATAAATTTATGAGTTTGAAGCGAAATTTTCCATTTTGGGCGATTTTTTGCAAAATCTATGATTAGGGGGGTAAACTTTTCTGCCTTACTCCATTCCGGCTGAAGGCGCAGTTCGCAGTTGGAATTAACCAACTCTGCATGCTCTTCCGCAAATGCAAAATCACTTTGATGAAACACCACAACCTTCAGCTCATCAGCTACTTCATAAATAGATGGATGTGGCTTTTTGAATTTCTTAGGTGAAAAACAAACCCAATCAAAATCCCCCGAAAACGGATGGGCTCCGGAAGTCTCGATATTTGTAGTAAACCCTTTAGACTTCAACAAGGAAGTCAAGGGACCTAAATCATACATTAAAGGCTCTCCGCCTGTGATGACAACTAGCCTTCCCGGATGCGCCAGAGCGTCTGAAACAATCTCTTCTATAGAAAGAACCGGCCATTTACCCGAATCCCAGGATTCCTTGACGTCACACCAGACACACCCCACATCACAGCCTCCAAGCCGGATAAAATAAGCGGGGTACCCCGTAAATCTACCTTCTCCTTGTATTGTATAAAACGCCTCCATCACCGGAAGCATGGTTCCCTGCGTGACCATTTGTGCTGTCTTCATGAATTTTTGTTGAAGCGGGCGATTGAACCGCTGGTGAATAATGCCGCAAAGGTAAGGGTTTTGAATTGGAAAATTTAAAAATCAGAAAATTGAA from Algoriphagus sp. NG3 encodes the following:
- a CDS encoding SusC/RagA family TonB-linked outer membrane protein, with the protein product MRKILLLGLTLFLASAVAFAQSRVITGTVTSTEDNLGVPGATVLVKGTTIGTATDIDGKYSISVPAGSNVLVFSFVGLSPQEVTIGNRTSIDVAMEPDVQSLSEFVVTSYGDQSRREITGAISAVKGEVFQDLPVQSFDRAMQGRIAGVQVTSSTGQPGGALTVRIRGVGSINAGNDPLYIVDGVQVAIGGIDGTNGSMASQGSQNALASINPNDIESIEVLKDAAAAAIYGAQAANGVVLINTKRGKKGKTNVRVSVQEGIVQPLNLYDVMDASQLATIKRDAYINAGLNPANAAATYGNPEDPNLESYDWLDALYRDGRLSVYDLSVSGGDEKTTFFLSGSYTKQEAQIIKSDYERATGRLNLTHRPNQKFTVGASLSLAYQNTNGSIDRGNFVNGPFVAGYSARPNVPIYNEDGDFAPYPSNHLFGYNIVQGVSQELRNAKTVQTVSNLNLTYQFAPWLSFTSYFGVDFSDIQEINNRPSTIPAFSSYGGASVFTGRRNMNFNTNHNFNFNKKFNDVHTVSGILGFEYKSANGDVQSATGRGFPNPTLIYLQNAAVPFAVNSNYTEYKRAGFFGQAKYDYDDRYTADLTLRRDGNSRFGTEYKWGNFGAVSVGWRLSSEGFLQDVTWLDNLRMRGSYGITGNSDILNFASRTLVGSSGQYLGSGGLSISQLGNDLLTWEESETFNIGVDATLFNGRIIATVDFWRKNSKSLLFDTPLPVDAGFGEITRNTGEVRNQGIDIDLQTTNVVVGKFQWSTAFNITLLQNELLSLYDGLDRVGNDLIVGRPIDFFYTNEYLGVNPANGLAMYDDGTGTGAYTYVAGESTLAYRGSALPSSYGGLANSFTYGPFSLEVFFQGQFGNLVTNSDIYNLGSWGSGPDNQFVSQGDYWKQPGDVTTVGKPYEGGQAPGTSNIGTFSTRLLSDGGYVRLKQVTLKYTLGNVAAQKIGMSSATIFLQGMNLATFTNYNGIDPEVNSIGNTSTYGSYPNGKQLTAGINLNF
- a CDS encoding OmpA family protein translates to MRAVFLLLFLFSSNMVAHAQGYSIIDGKAIKMYQEGEELTLSRQYEAAIEKFQSAIKREASFLEAYVKLAQLQMTQGDLDGAEKSLISGQSKLANPKATIKHKADIGWVFTNVYLKQGRYKEAYSKFLETEPMLEESFRKHVYYKEMADQMLFLKDHLERDWVIEKEKLEQPLNEFQLQYFPVLTANGEQILFTKRDGAGTNHKEDIYMSFMGTDGGWTKPQSIAETINSPYNEGTCSITADGNVLIYTSCDAPDSEGSCDLYIAYKLNGRWQRPRNMGKNVNSRFWDSQPSLSADGKILFFSSNRKGGYGGNDIWYSVLQNDGTWSVAKNLGDVVNTPKDEISPFMFFNNEILFFASNGHPGFGGMDIHLSRVVDGEFSKPENLGLPINDQHDQVALFITAQKDYAYFTELTSIEQGQDRSLLYRFKFPEDIYLGENLTVTEGKVLNSKTGEPVDASLSLVSLTNDSTLYQFGADGKTGEFMMLYPDKAISGLYVEKKGFLPKIYNVERDNIKNVKDLKVELVPVAAGEEFVFENVFFEFDEYSLKSESISSLKRLVKFLTENPNVNILISGHTDNVGSAGYNQTLSLRRAKSVQQFLISAGFHEARVLVEGKGDKEPMVPNTTPKNQALNRRITIKIL
- a CDS encoding 7-carboxy-7-deazaguanine synthase QueE, translated to MKTAQMVTQGTMLPVMEAFYTIQGEGRFTGYPAYFIRLGGCDVGCVWCDVKESWDSGKWPVLSIEEIVSDALAHPGRLVVITGGEPLMYDLGPLTSLLKSKGFTTNIETSGAHPFSGDFDWVCFSPKKFKKPHPSIYEVADELKVVVFHQSDFAFAEEHAELVNSNCELRLQPEWSKAEKFTPLIIDFAKNRPKWKISLQTHKFMDIP